From a single Solanum dulcamara chromosome 4, daSolDulc1.2, whole genome shotgun sequence genomic region:
- the LOC129887826 gene encoding enoyl-CoA hydratase 2, peroxisomal-like, whose translation MAGSGNSEINPELIISHKFPENLHTYTERDAAIYALGVGACSKDAIDDKELKYVYHQDGQEFIQVLPTFSTLFTLGVSSQIEQLPGLQFDPRLLLHGQQYIEVYKPLPSHGCILNKTSIAGLHDKGKATVLEVEIVSYEKESGERLCMNRLAIYLRGAGGFSKSSQPYSYSSNHSNQSAFPKIPKSQPFAVSEEWTHASQALLYRLSGDYNPLHSDPKFAEIAGFSRPILHGLCTLGFAVRAIIKCICAGDQNMIKIISGRFLLHVYPGETLITEMWLEGLRVIYQVKVKERNRAVLFGFVDLDRLSSAL comes from the exons ATGGCGGGCTCTGGAAATTCTGAAATCAATCCTGAATTAATCATTTCCCACAAATTTCCTGAG AACTTACATACTTACACTGAAAG GGATGCTGCTATTTATGCTCTTGGCGTAGGAGCATGTTCAAAGGATGCTATTGATGATAAAGAACTTAAATATGTTTATCATCAAGATGGTCAGGAATTCATTCAG GTCTTGCCAACTTTTTCTACTTTGTTCACTCTTGGAGTTTCTTCGCAAATTGAGCAGCTTCCAGGCTTGCA ATTTGATCCACGTCTTCTACTGCACGGCCAGCAATACATTGAAGTCTATAAGCCACTTCCTTCCCATGGCTGT ATACTAAATAAAACGAGTATTGCTGGATTGCATGACAAAG GTAAAGCAACCGTTCTTGAAGTAGAAATTGTGAGTTACGAGAAAGAATCTGGTGAACGGCTATGCATGAACCG CTTGGCTATTTACTTGAGGGGAGCTGGTGGGTTCTCGAAGTCATCTCAGCCTTACTCTTACTCCAGCAATCATAGTAATCAGTCTGCCTTTCCTAAAATACCCAAAAGCCAACCCTTTGCTGTATCTGAAGAATGGACGCATGCATCACAG GCTTTGCTGTATAGGCTATCTGGTGATTACAATCCATTGCATTCAGATCCAAAGTTTGCAGAAATTGCAGG ATTTTCTCGTCCAATTCTGCATGGGTTGTGCACGCTTGGATTTGCAGTTAGGGCTATCATTAAATGTATTTGCGCAGGTGATCAGAACATGATAAAGATCATATCTGGCAGATTTCTACTACATGTCTATCCAGGAGAAACTCTAATCACAGAAATGTGGTTGGAAGGGTTGAG AGTTATCTATCAAGTGAAGGTTAAGGAACGTAACCGGGCAGTGCTTTTTGGATTTGTGGATCTTGATCGTTTAAGTTCAGCTCTGTGA